Proteins from a genomic interval of Colletes latitarsis isolate SP2378_abdomen chromosome 12, iyColLati1, whole genome shotgun sequence:
- the Acat1 gene encoding acetyl-CoA acetyltransferase 1 isoform X3 translates to MLTLKNISKIHQFNVRSCCSKTNLNDVVIVSAARTPIGSFLGGLSSIPAPKLGAVAIQAAVERSKISKEQVTEVFMGNVCQASLGQAPARQATLFAGFPKSTICTTINKVCASGMKSIMLASQTLQCGHQEIVLAGGMESMSNVPFYLARGETKYGGMKLEDGIVFDGLTDVYNKFHMGNCAENTAKKLNITREEQDEYAINSYKRSAEAYVNKVFQDELTPVNVPQKKGKPDIVFNEDEEYKRVDFAKFNKLNTVFQRENGTVTAGNASTLNDGAAALVLTTANVAQKMNLKPLARVVAFQDAATDPIDFPIAPSFAIPKLLQRAGVNKNDVALWEINEAFSVVVVGNQKLLDLDPSKVNVHGGAVSLGHPIGMSGARIVVHLVHALKAGEKGVASICNGGGGASSILIEKL, encoded by the exons ATGTTGACACTAAAGAACATTAGCAAA ATTCATCAGTTCAATGTACGATCCTGTTGTTCCAAGACAAATTTAAACGACGTTGTAATAGTTAGTGCAGCTAGAACACCCATCGGATCGTTTCTCGGAGGCTTATCAAGCATACCTGCACCAAAACTTGGAGccgtggctattcaa gcaGCAGTAGAGCGTAGCAAGATTTCGAAGGAACAGGTTACAGAAGTGTTTATGGGAAATGTTTGTCAAGCTTCTTTGGGTCAAGCACCAGCAAGACAAGCTACGTTGTTTGCAG GTTTTCCTAAGTCAACGATATGTACAACGATCAATAAAGTCTGTGCAAGTGGTATGAAAAGCATTATGCTTGCTTCTCAGACGTTGCAATGCGGACATCAAGAGATCGTACTTGCTGGCGGTATGGAATCCATGTCCAATGTACCATTTTACCTTGCACGAGGAGAAACAAAGTACGGTGGTATGAAACTGGAG GATGGCATCGTGTTCGATGGTTTAACGGATGTTTACAACAAGTTTCATATGGGCAATTGTGCAGAAAATACTGCTAAAAAGTTAAACATTACGCGAGAAGAGCAAGACGAATACGCTATTAACAGTTACAAACGTAGCGCAGAAGCGTACGTGAATAAAGTATTTCAGGATGAACTGACCCCAGTTAACGTGCCGCAAAAAAAAGGCAAACCTGACATTGTATTCAACGAAGATGAAGAATACAAGAGAGTGGACTTTGCTAAGTTTAACAAATTGAATACAGTCTTTCAG AGAGAAAATGGTACAGTCACTGCTGGAAATGCATCGACTTTAAACGATGGGGCTGCCGCGTTAGTTTTGACTACTGCAAACGTCGCGCAGAAAATGAATCTGAAGCCTTTAGCGCGAGTAGTCGCGTTTcaggatgctgcaaccgatcctatTGATTTCCCTATTGCACCGTCTTTCGCAATTCCCAAA TTGCTACAAAGGGCTGGAGTTAATAAAAACGATGTAGCCCTTTGGGAGATCAACGAAGCTTTCAGCGTAGTTGTCGTTGGAAACCAGAAACTACTCGATCTCGATCCAAGCAAAGTGAACGTCCATGGCGGCGCTGTGTCTCTTGGTCACCCTATTGG tatGTCTGGGGCTCGTATCGTAGTACACTTAGTACACGCTCTGAAAGCTGGGGAAAAGGGTGTTGCGTCCATTTGTAACGGAGGCGGCGGTGCCTCTtcaattttaattgaaaaattgtAA